A genomic region of Elephas maximus indicus isolate mEleMax1 chromosome 10, mEleMax1 primary haplotype, whole genome shotgun sequence contains the following coding sequences:
- the LOC126084203 gene encoding olfactory receptor 10G3-like: MERVNSTLLTEFILTGFPYPIRLRTFLFVFFLLIYILTQLGNLLILITVWADPQLHAHPMYIFLGVLSIIDMGISSIIVPRLMMNFTVGIKPILFGGCVAQLYFYHFLGSTQCFLYTLMAYDRYLAICRPLHYPVLMTAKLSALLVAGAWVAGSIHGALQAILTFRLPYCGPNQVDYFFCDIPAVLRLACADTTVNELVTFVDIGVVVASSFSLILLSYIKIIQAILRIHTADGRRRAFSTCGAHVTLVTVCYVPCAFIYLRPETNSPLDGAAALLPTAITPFLNPLIYTLRNQEVKLALKRMIIGPGTKSEI; encoded by the coding sequence ATGGAAAGAGTCAACAGCACACTGTTGACTGAGTTCATCCTGACAGGATTTCCCTACCCAATCAGGCTAAGAACATttctttttgtgttctttttgctCATCTACATCCTGACTCAGCTGGGGAACCTGCTTATTCTAATCACCGTCTGGGCGGACCCCCAGCTCCATGCCCACCCCATGTACATCTTTCTTGGTGTTCTCTCTATCATTGACATGGGCATCTCCTCCATCATTGTCCCTCGTCTTATGATGAACTTCACTGTAGGCATCAAACCCATCCTGTTTGGTGGCTGTGTGGCTCAACTCTATTTCTATCACTTCCTGGGCAGCACCCAGTGCTTCCTCTACACGCTGATGGCCTATGACAGGTACTTGGCCATATGCCGGCCCCTCCACTACCCTGTGCTCATGACTGCTAAGCTGAGCGCTTTGCTTGTGGCTGGAGCTTGGGTGGCAGGGTCAATTCATGGGGCTCTCCAGGCCATCCTAACCTTCCGCCTGCCCTACTGTGGGCCCAACCAGGTAGATTACTTCTTCTGTGACATCCCTGCTGTGTTAAGACTGGCCTGTGCAGATACAACAGTCAATGAGCTGGTGACTTTCGTGGACATTGGGGTGGTAGTTGCCAGTTCCTTCTCTCTGATCCTCCTTTCCTACATAAAGATCATTCAGGCCATCCTGAGAATCCACACAGCTGATGGGCGGCGCCGGGCATTTTCAACCTGTGGAGCCCACGTAACCTTGGTCACCGTGTGCTATGTGCCCTGTGCCTTCATCTACCTGAGGCCTGAAACCAACAGCCCCCTGGATGGGGCAGCTGCCCTATTACCAACAGCCATCACTCCTTTCCTCAATCCCCTTATCTACACTCTTCGGAATCAAGAGGTGAAGTTGGCCCTAAAGAGAATGATAATAGGCCCAGGGACTAAAAGTGAGATTTGA